From the Halorhabdus utahensis DSM 12940 genome, one window contains:
- a CDS encoding glucuronyl esterase domain-containing protein — MDHTTSPAEYLAPSALPAQPALPDPLVTFGGGDVETVTDWKQHRRPEIRRAFEHYVYGYAPARPSIDIETKQTTTVLDGRATLTERTIHIAELPADAPSIDLAVFTPATRDTAPVFLGLNNTGNHGVIDDSAVTITDTAAESGLEDRGVASEYWCLEQLIDRGYGLATFHPADIDPDRDDPTDGIRQYYDDLPVPSVAHWGTIATWAWGLQRGVDALSEDRTVETDGIAVIGHSRLGKAALLAGALDERIDLVVPHQSGTGGVTPARDNDQETIAAITEAFPHWFNDVFPAFGGRPERLPVDQHLLVSLVAPRPLMDTEGARDYWTNPGRALDSVRAADPVYELHGETGIVNDGLRSGDDAITPETVGRLLQYRRETAHTLNRGYWDAILDFADIHLS, encoded by the coding sequence ATGGACCACACGACGTCACCGGCTGAATATCTCGCCCCGTCAGCACTCCCCGCCCAGCCAGCGCTGCCTGATCCACTGGTCACATTCGGCGGTGGGGACGTCGAGACAGTCACGGATTGGAAACAGCACCGACGGCCGGAGATCCGACGGGCGTTCGAACACTACGTCTATGGATACGCGCCGGCCCGACCGTCGATCGACATTGAGACGAAACAGACAACAACGGTACTCGACGGACGGGCGACGCTCACGGAACGGACGATCCACATAGCCGAGCTCCCTGCGGACGCACCGTCGATCGACCTGGCCGTGTTCACGCCGGCCACACGGGATACTGCGCCGGTGTTTCTGGGTCTGAACAACACCGGGAATCACGGGGTGATCGATGATTCTGCGGTGACGATCACCGATACGGCCGCCGAATCTGGGCTCGAGGATCGCGGTGTGGCGAGTGAGTACTGGTGTCTCGAGCAGCTGATCGACCGCGGGTACGGCCTTGCCACGTTTCACCCGGCAGATATCGACCCGGATCGTGATGACCCGACGGATGGCATTCGACAGTACTACGATGACCTTCCTGTGCCGTCCGTGGCTCATTGGGGGACGATCGCGACGTGGGCTTGGGGACTCCAGCGTGGCGTCGATGCGCTGTCCGAGGATCGAACGGTCGAGACAGACGGGATCGCGGTCATCGGCCACTCGCGATTGGGTAAAGCCGCACTCCTTGCTGGCGCTCTCGACGAACGCATCGATCTGGTGGTTCCGCATCAGTCGGGGACCGGCGGGGTCACGCCGGCCCGCGATAACGACCAGGAGACGATCGCAGCGATAACCGAGGCGTTCCCACACTGGTTCAACGACGTCTTTCCGGCCTTCGGGGGGCGGCCGGAACGCCTGCCGGTCGACCAGCATCTGTTGGTTTCGCTCGTGGCCCCTCGACCACTCATGGATACGGAAGGGGCGCGGGATTACTGGACGAATCCGGGGCGTGCGCTCGACTCGGTTCGGGCGGCCGATCCCGTCTACGAGCTACACGGAGAGACCGGAATCGTCAACGACGGACTCCGCTCTGGGGATGACGCTATCACGCCAGAAACGGTGGGCCGACTCCTGCAGTATCGACGGGAGACGGCCCATACCCTGAACCGAGGCTACTGGGACGCTATTCTGGACTTCGCAGACATCCACCTCTCGTAG
- a CDS encoding mechanosensitive ion channel family protein — MVATGSFDQFVTAPLFVDSFVASWESAIKSFIAELPGIVGALVILLVGVFLGRRIGSIAHELVGRAGLDEWFADSPIAPLLGEDGSFAGAVGLVVKYYVVLFALLVAIRFVGFAILEQWVQTLVVYLPRALAGAAIIMFGVVFAEYAGRQAAGSEAVQQSEYGPWVTAGVKAIVYFVVAVIGLDMLGMNLEIVYLVVDGVASAIGLGITAAIALAVGVAVGFAAKEYAEGGLGDNSGSAEE, encoded by the coding sequence ATGGTAGCAACTGGCTCATTCGATCAGTTCGTGACTGCCCCGTTGTTCGTCGATAGCTTCGTGGCGTCATGGGAATCGGCAATCAAATCATTCATCGCGGAACTCCCGGGCATCGTCGGTGCACTGGTGATCCTTCTCGTCGGCGTGTTCCTGGGTCGCCGAATCGGCTCTATCGCCCATGAGTTGGTGGGTCGGGCCGGACTCGACGAGTGGTTCGCCGACTCGCCCATTGCCCCACTGCTGGGTGAGGACGGGTCGTTTGCCGGTGCTGTCGGTCTCGTCGTGAAGTATTACGTCGTTCTGTTCGCACTGTTGGTCGCGATCAGGTTCGTCGGCTTTGCCATCCTCGAACAGTGGGTCCAGACGCTGGTCGTCTACCTTCCGCGGGCTCTCGCGGGCGCCGCCATCATCATGTTCGGTGTCGTCTTCGCCGAGTACGCCGGCCGACAGGCTGCCGGCTCCGAGGCCGTTCAGCAGAGTGAGTACGGCCCGTGGGTCACCGCCGGCGTGAAAGCGATCGTCTACTTCGTCGTCGCCGTCATCGGGCTCGACATGCTCGGCATGAACCTCGAGATCGTCTATCTCGTCGTCGATGGTGTCGCCTCGGCGATCGGTCTTGGCATCACGGCCGCGATCGCCCTCGCTGTCGGCGTCGCCGTTGGCTTCGCCGCCAAAGAATACGCTGAGGGTGGTCTCGGCGACAACAGCGGCTCGGCCGAAGAATAA
- a CDS encoding alpha/beta hydrolase, with protein sequence MSRSDSDSAEETTTDRAMSVERFQGVTYAERDAGDMQLDLFIPETEDPPLVVYVHGGGWAYATRANAPDLERYAAEWGVAFASVSYRLAPIPDDSPFDPAPDNPTPRDIFPAQIVDVKAAIRWLRANADQYGYNAADVAVWGASAGGHLAALAGTLEDISDLAGEVYSPDHVEKAVAPDHSGRVQAVVDWYGISDLRELGGDGLESLLLGDTVSENPEKARLGSPITHVSETTPPFLVMHGEADDVVPFEQTELFADALHQAGVDVTVHALVDLGHVFGADSERSAMDRLTTTPRPAQSVTVRTHFEAGEADPGQSVTQQAGPAAIKHFLSETIGFSADP encoded by the coding sequence ATGTCTCGATCCGACAGCGACTCGGCCGAGGAGACAACGACCGACCGGGCCATGAGCGTCGAACGGTTCCAGGGCGTCACCTATGCGGAACGCGACGCCGGAGACATGCAACTCGACCTGTTTATCCCCGAAACCGAGGACCCCCCGCTCGTCGTCTACGTCCACGGCGGCGGGTGGGCCTACGCGACGCGTGCGAACGCCCCCGACCTGGAACGATATGCCGCCGAGTGGGGGGTCGCGTTCGCGAGTGTGAGCTACCGATTGGCACCCATCCCGGACGACTCACCGTTCGATCCCGCGCCCGACAACCCGACGCCGCGGGACATTTTCCCAGCCCAGATCGTCGACGTCAAGGCTGCCATCCGATGGCTGCGCGCTAACGCCGATCAGTACGGGTACAATGCAGCCGATGTGGCCGTCTGGGGGGCTTCCGCCGGTGGCCATCTGGCGGCCCTCGCCGGCACGCTCGAAGACATCTCGGATCTGGCTGGCGAGGTGTATTCGCCCGACCACGTCGAGAAAGCCGTCGCTCCCGACCACTCGGGGCGCGTGCAGGCCGTCGTCGACTGGTACGGCATCAGCGACCTCCGCGAACTCGGCGGTGACGGCCTCGAATCACTCTTGCTTGGCGACACCGTCTCCGAAAACCCCGAGAAAGCACGGCTAGGGAGTCCGATCACACACGTCTCGGAGACGACACCGCCATTCCTCGTGATGCACGGCGAGGCCGACGACGTCGTTCCGTTCGAGCAGACGGAACTGTTCGCTGATGCGCTCCATCAAGCAGGAGTCGACGTTACTGTCCACGCGCTGGTAGACCTGGGCCACGTCTTCGGCGCGGACAGCGAGCGCTCGGCGATGGATCGACTGACGACGACCCCACGACCGGCGCAGTCTGTGACCGTTCGGACTCACTTCGAGGCGGGCGAGGCAGATCCGGGACAGTCTGTCACTCAGCAGGCCGGACCGGCCGCAATCAAGCACTTCCTCAGCGAGACGATCGGGTTCTCGGCCGACCCGTGA
- the serB gene encoding phosphoserine phosphatase SerB has product MIVAFDFDGTLSSDEMTTFLAEQCGVTERMDEITQRAMRGEIEYAESLRERCALLEGLDDDRVQAAFEQVHLRPGAADVIEALRVAGVTVAIFTGGFERGVAAALEHDDVTVDTIVSNRLPVADDELTGAVEGPLIEGTKDDALADFAAQRDVSMDQTVAVGDGANDLPMLEVAGLAVGFDPKPAVEPACDVVVESMGELQDVLEGEGVL; this is encoded by the coding sequence ATGATCGTCGCTTTCGACTTCGACGGAACGCTGTCGTCTGACGAGATGACCACCTTCCTCGCCGAACAGTGTGGCGTCACCGAGCGCATGGACGAGATAACCCAGCGGGCCATGCGCGGCGAGATCGAATACGCCGAGAGCCTCCGGGAACGCTGTGCGTTGCTGGAGGGACTCGACGACGACCGCGTACAGGCGGCCTTCGAACAGGTCCATCTTCGTCCGGGCGCGGCCGACGTGATCGAAGCACTCCGGGTGGCTGGCGTGACGGTCGCGATATTTACGGGCGGCTTCGAGCGCGGCGTGGCTGCCGCACTGGAGCACGACGATGTCACCGTCGACACGATCGTCTCGAACCGGTTGCCGGTGGCGGACGATGAACTCACGGGCGCGGTCGAGGGGCCACTGATCGAGGGGACGAAAGACGATGCCCTCGCGGACTTCGCAGCCCAGCGCGACGTTTCGATGGACCAGACCGTCGCCGTCGGTGACGGCGCGAACGACCTGCCGATGCTCGAAGTCGCTGGCCTTGCGGTGGGATTCGATCCCAAACCCGCCGTCGAACCCGCCTGTGACGTCGTCGTGGAGTCGATGGGCGAACTTCAGGACGTTCTCGAAGGCGAGGGCGTGCTGTAA
- a CDS encoding MFS transporter, whose protein sequence is MSNDELQFSSLYVMRFAGSFGFMSVLTLLPDFIEALGATGLTIGVFVTALELARTVGIVPIAWAGDRYSKKTVLLIGLALSVLAYLTFAVISSIEGFLGARFLQGLGMTGVGLLGLALIGDLAPADSRANYIGKYNAFRMAAGIVAPIGGGILYEVTGFDVLFLLVATLLAVAAVGIWRFVDADETTVEGFAFTDLAINRRILTMVTFRAQYAVAVTLVRKWVPIFVGLNAAQGGLAYGAGVTGVVVAAEKFTNMLSQPYTGRLSDRWGREPFIIAGGSAYGLFGIAFPFITGAEGLFRVSVPIAGTVTGAVLAAIVLNGLIGIADGFREPASMALFADEGKGEGIASSFGIRSLVWKPGSVLAPLVGGWLMGAAGIEWVFFLGGAAALSGVATFTSILASRHGREALRPA, encoded by the coding sequence CTGTCGAACGACGAGTTGCAGTTCTCCTCGCTGTACGTGATGCGGTTTGCTGGCAGCTTCGGGTTCATGTCGGTACTGACCTTGCTGCCGGATTTTATCGAGGCGCTCGGGGCGACCGGCCTCACCATCGGCGTGTTCGTCACGGCCCTGGAACTCGCCCGGACGGTCGGTATCGTCCCGATCGCCTGGGCCGGTGATCGCTACAGCAAAAAGACAGTATTGTTGATCGGTCTCGCTCTCAGCGTCCTCGCCTACCTCACGTTCGCCGTGATCTCGTCGATCGAGGGCTTTCTCGGCGCGCGCTTCTTGCAGGGGCTCGGCATGACCGGCGTCGGTCTGTTGGGGCTCGCCCTGATCGGCGATCTCGCGCCGGCCGACAGCCGCGCGAACTACATCGGGAAGTACAACGCTTTCCGTATGGCGGCCGGTATCGTGGCCCCGATCGGCGGGGGCATCCTCTACGAGGTCACCGGATTCGACGTCCTGTTCCTGCTCGTGGCCACGCTACTTGCCGTCGCGGCGGTCGGTATCTGGCGGTTCGTCGACGCCGACGAGACGACTGTCGAAGGATTCGCGTTTACCGACCTGGCGATCAACCGGCGGATCCTGACGATGGTTACCTTCCGGGCGCAGTACGCGGTCGCAGTCACGCTCGTCCGCAAATGGGTGCCGATTTTCGTCGGACTCAACGCGGCCCAGGGCGGCCTCGCGTACGGGGCGGGCGTGACCGGCGTGGTCGTGGCGGCGGAGAAGTTCACGAACATGCTTTCCCAACCTTATACCGGTCGACTCTCAGACCGGTGGGGGCGCGAGCCGTTCATCATTGCCGGCGGCAGTGCGTACGGACTGTTTGGCATCGCATTCCCCTTCATAACCGGGGCTGAAGGCTTGTTTCGCGTGTCGGTCCCGATCGCCGGGACGGTCACCGGTGCCGTGCTCGCGGCAATCGTCCTCAACGGACTCATCGGGATCGCGGACGGGTTCCGCGAACCCGCCAGCATGGCGTTGTTCGCCGACGAGGGCAAGGGCGAGGGGATCGCAAGCAGTTTCGGCATTCGCTCGCTGGTCTGGAAGCCAGGCAGCGTTCTCGCCCCACTGGTCGGCGGGTGGTTGATGGGAGCGGCCGGCATCGAGTGGGTGTTCTTCCTCGGCGGTGCGGCCGCACTCTCGGGCGTGGCGACGTTCACGAGCATCCTCGCCTCCCGTCACGGCCGCGAGGCGCTCCGTCCGGCTTGA
- a CDS encoding LabA-like NYN domain-containing protein has translation MTDVHPGQRVAVLADSQNLYHTAQSLYQQNIDYGELLDAAVRDRQLTRAIAYVIRADADDEERFFDALEDIGFETKAKDIKTFADGSKKADWDVGMSLDAVTLAPHVDTIALCTGDGDFARLVTHVRHEGVRVEVLSFGESTSEELLDVAEDYTDLSEDTERFLL, from the coding sequence ATGACCGACGTTCATCCGGGCCAGCGGGTCGCGGTCCTGGCCGACTCACAGAACCTCTATCACACCGCCCAGAGCCTCTATCAGCAGAACATCGATTACGGGGAACTCCTCGACGCGGCAGTCCGTGACCGACAGCTCACGCGCGCCATCGCGTACGTCATCCGGGCGGACGCCGACGACGAGGAGCGGTTTTTCGACGCCCTGGAAGACATCGGCTTCGAGACCAAGGCCAAAGACATCAAAACATTCGCCGACGGCTCGAAGAAGGCCGACTGGGACGTGGGGATGAGTCTGGATGCCGTGACGTTGGCCCCGCACGTCGATACGATCGCACTGTGTACCGGTGACGGCGACTTCGCCCGGCTGGTCACACACGTCAGACACGAAGGCGTCCGCGTCGAAGTGCTGAGTTTCGGGGAATCGACGTCCGAGGAACTCCTCGACGTGGCCGAGGACTACACGGATCTGAGCGAGGACACCGAACGCTTCCTGTTGTAG
- a CDS encoding PUA domain-containing protein, with amino-acid sequence MDEWTRLGRIADYQFSAGASDALFGDTTGLTVTRSKSGRPRQIHAPDGRLVSLGLDGRFTLGLTGGRRLKAALDAPTGRVYVGEESEPFVREGRNAFAKFVTEAGASIRSDDEVLIVREDDTLLGVGRAELPAAAMADLASGVAVSVRDGAEE; translated from the coding sequence ATGGACGAGTGGACGCGCCTGGGACGAATCGCGGACTATCAGTTCAGTGCTGGTGCCAGCGATGCACTATTTGGGGACACGACAGGCCTGACTGTCACCCGATCGAAGTCGGGGCGGCCACGCCAGATCCACGCACCGGACGGGCGGCTGGTCTCACTTGGACTGGACGGTCGGTTCACGCTTGGTCTCACCGGCGGGCGGCGGCTCAAAGCGGCACTCGACGCGCCGACTGGTCGAGTTTACGTCGGGGAAGAGAGCGAGCCGTTCGTTCGTGAGGGACGCAATGCCTTCGCCAAGTTTGTCACGGAGGCCGGCGCGTCGATCCGCTCGGACGACGAGGTGCTGATCGTCCGCGAGGACGACACCTTGCTTGGCGTTGGGCGCGCGGAACTCCCGGCAGCCGCCATGGCAGACCTTGCGAGTGGCGTTGCCGTCTCGGTCCGCGATGGAGCCGAGGAGTAA
- a CDS encoding nascent polypeptide-associated complex protein codes for MFGGGGGGLNPRKMKQMMEQMGIDLEDIDAEEVVIKTPDEELVFDDAEVQRMDAQGQQTYQIVGSPESRERGAGGDIEDATGTEDDADDGIPQEDVDIVVQRAGVDEQTAREALQEADGDLAAAIAALE; via the coding sequence ATGTTTGGCGGAGGCGGCGGGGGTCTCAACCCGCGCAAGATGAAGCAGATGATGGAACAGATGGGGATCGACCTCGAAGACATCGACGCCGAAGAGGTCGTCATCAAAACTCCCGACGAGGAGTTGGTGTTCGATGACGCCGAGGTCCAGCGCATGGACGCTCAGGGCCAGCAGACGTACCAGATCGTCGGCTCTCCCGAATCCCGCGAACGGGGTGCAGGCGGCGACATCGAAGACGCGACCGGAACCGAGGACGATGCCGACGACGGGATCCCGCAAGAGGACGTCGACATCGTCGTCCAGCGGGCAGGCGTCGACGAACAGACGGCCCGCGAGGCACTGCAGGAGGCCGACGGCGATCTCGCGGCGGCGATCGCCGCCCTCGAGTGA
- a CDS encoding methyltransferase domain-containing protein produces MSVLLVGEGREYLVAHGETLETDLGVLEVPEDAAPGETLETHLGTEFDVRALRGPDLFEHFERTGAPMMPRDIGLIVGHTGIAAGDRVLDVGTGTGVLAGYLGRVGASVVTYEQREDFADVARENMALAGVEDAVDVRTGDATETLGELDDDAPFDVLTLDTADASELVGHAPDLLADGGFVAVYSPFVESSKEVVKTARDVGLSEIETLETIQREMDFDDRGSRPSTAGVGHTGYLTFARLV; encoded by the coding sequence GTGAGCGTCCTTCTCGTCGGAGAGGGCCGGGAGTACCTCGTCGCCCATGGGGAGACTCTGGAGACTGATCTGGGTGTCCTCGAAGTCCCGGAGGACGCCGCACCTGGTGAGACGCTCGAAACCCACCTCGGAACCGAATTCGACGTTCGGGCGCTTCGCGGCCCGGACCTCTTCGAGCACTTCGAGCGGACGGGCGCGCCGATGATGCCCCGAGACATCGGCCTGATCGTCGGTCACACCGGTATTGCGGCCGGCGACCGCGTACTTGACGTGGGGACCGGAACCGGCGTTCTCGCCGGCTATCTGGGCCGGGTCGGCGCGTCAGTCGTGACCTACGAGCAGCGCGAGGACTTCGCTGACGTCGCCCGCGAAAACATGGCGCTTGCTGGTGTCGAAGATGCCGTCGACGTGCGGACCGGCGACGCGACCGAAACCCTCGGCGAACTCGACGATGACGCGCCGTTCGACGTCCTCACACTCGACACGGCCGATGCGTCGGAACTGGTCGGGCACGCGCCCGACCTGCTGGCCGACGGCGGGTTCGTCGCCGTCTACTCGCCGTTCGTCGAAAGCTCGAAGGAAGTCGTCAAGACGGCCCGAGACGTCGGTCTCTCGGAGATCGAGACCTTAGAGACGATCCAGCGGGAGATGGACTTCGACGACCGTGGGTCCCGCCCCTCGACGGCCGGGGTCGGACACACCGGCTATCTGACGTTTGCGCGGCTGGTATAG
- a CDS encoding type IV pilin, protein MHSNIPQPSANRGVISILALLVVFGSAFLGTFVLSLGPEQPTAPNAQLDFEADDSGTVTITHSGGDAIYRSEIEIRSPGSVDEWPEGPITAGDEITVSGLESGAEITIVWHSPDDGVSAVIATYEVS, encoded by the coding sequence ATGCACTCGAACATACCGCAGCCATCGGCGAATCGTGGGGTGATTTCGATTCTCGCACTCTTGGTGGTCTTTGGGAGTGCGTTTCTGGGAACGTTCGTGCTTTCATTGGGCCCCGAGCAGCCAACCGCCCCAAATGCACAACTGGATTTCGAGGCGGACGACTCGGGGACGGTGACGATCACGCATAGTGGCGGGGACGCCATCTACCGATCTGAGATCGAAATTCGAAGCCCGGGTAGCGTCGATGAATGGCCCGAGGGGCCGATCACCGCAGGCGACGAAATCACTGTTTCGGGACTCGAAAGTGGAGCTGAGATCACGATCGTCTGGCACTCTCCCGACGACGGTGTCTCCGCAGTGATCGCGACGTACGAGGTCTCCTGA
- a CDS encoding transcription factor S, whose translation MEFCDECGSMMKTEGDMWVCGSCGAETPREAATESGMVTTQGQEAGEVVDLSDSEADARPTTEIQCVECDNDRAYWELKQIRAADESETRFFTCTECGHKWREDDH comes from the coding sequence ATGGAATTCTGCGACGAGTGCGGTTCGATGATGAAGACCGAGGGAGACATGTGGGTCTGTGGAAGCTGCGGTGCCGAAACGCCGCGGGAAGCAGCCACGGAGAGCGGCATGGTCACAACCCAGGGGCAGGAGGCTGGCGAAGTCGTCGATCTCAGTGACAGTGAGGCGGACGCCCGGCCGACGACCGAGATCCAGTGTGTGGAGTGTGACAACGACCGTGCCTACTGGGAGTTGAAACAGATCCGCGCCGCCGACGAGTCCGAAACCCGCTTTTTCACCTGTACCGAGTGCGGCCACAAGTGGCGCGAGGACGATCACTGA
- a CDS encoding DUF7139 domain-containing protein, with product MTSLTDVYQRRMGAVASRRRVLAGLSLFAIGLGLVAVGVVLATTGIGATLGFGVYGARELAGILAGVGLPATFVGLFVVLPTSRLTRATIAIGASLTVFAVALFTHAYPMQWPGAPAANPALALTTLALYFVGAITTGWCLFVAIATFKTRKSPGGAAEMRITEEGTVRLVEQAGTNMPAVGGVGMFGTDPDGDVPTQTGNASTESTSARQAASDGGSTTIGSAADDGEIIESMPVRGQPDRYCGNCEQFNYVRVDDELEPHCSHHSRYLDDMDACDAWESNSGDQMG from the coding sequence ATGACCAGTTTGACGGACGTCTACCAGCGGCGGATGGGTGCGGTCGCGAGCCGTCGCCGGGTGCTCGCCGGTTTGTCGCTGTTCGCTATCGGGTTGGGGCTGGTGGCTGTCGGCGTCGTGCTGGCGACGACGGGTATCGGAGCCACGCTGGGGTTCGGCGTCTATGGTGCGCGTGAGTTGGCTGGCATTCTCGCCGGAGTTGGGCTCCCTGCGACGTTCGTCGGCCTGTTCGTCGTGCTCCCGACGAGCCGGCTCACCAGGGCGACGATCGCGATCGGGGCGAGTCTCACGGTCTTTGCGGTCGCGCTGTTCACCCATGCCTACCCGATGCAGTGGCCAGGTGCGCCGGCCGCAAACCCGGCCCTGGCGTTGACGACACTCGCACTATATTTCGTCGGGGCGATCACGACAGGCTGGTGTCTGTTCGTCGCCATCGCGACGTTCAAAACCCGCAAGTCACCCGGTGGCGCGGCCGAAATGCGGATCACCGAGGAGGGGACGGTCAGACTCGTCGAGCAAGCCGGAACGAACATGCCTGCCGTTGGTGGTGTCGGGATGTTCGGGACCGATCCCGACGGCGACGTTCCGACCCAGACAGGGAACGCCTCGACGGAAAGTACGTCCGCGCGACAGGCTGCAAGTGATGGCGGTTCGACGACGATCGGCTCGGCCGCGGACGACGGCGAGATTATCGAGTCGATGCCGGTTCGTGGGCAGCCGGATCGATACTGTGGGAACTGCGAGCAGTTCAATTACGTACGTGTCGACGACGAACTCGAACCGCACTGTAGCCACCACAGCCGCTATCTCGACGATATGGACGCCTGTGACGCCTGGGAATCCAACAGCGGCGATCAGATGGGCTGA
- a CDS encoding DUF5789 family protein: MADDTDEESEGPPIELGDGPDVAGVPLAQISSRLTYGIEQSTVRHREGDTEIRTPDGPRELGDILDAVDVPYFERRQEFETAIREEIGTGPVPTE, translated from the coding sequence ATGGCAGACGACACCGACGAGGAGTCCGAGGGACCGCCGATCGAACTCGGCGACGGCCCGGACGTTGCGGGCGTTCCCCTTGCCCAGATATCCTCGCGTCTTACGTACGGAATCGAGCAGAGTACCGTCCGTCATCGTGAGGGCGACACCGAAATCCGGACGCCCGACGGCCCCCGAGAGCTTGGGGACATCCTGGACGCGGTCGATGTGCCGTACTTCGAACGACGCCAGGAGTTCGAGACGGCGATCCGCGAGGAGATCGGTACCGGTCCGGTCCCGACGGAGTGA
- a CDS encoding nucleotidyltransferase domain-containing protein, with protein MRTKSSESEANDAERASLGLPVPIRDSDLFKHTASAPILNFLVDNPEFELSVRQLSRLTPVSDRATADAVDVLAANGLIDVRHEGNARQVRIDRSRLQDPEDPIERIPQVPYRTPVRVIAQYVRDELADVLGIVLFGSVARGEADRRSDIDLWVLVGDDLLEQRNAANRLARHLEGLQIPPAIALAEARDEDFEAHWEEIRARLEADDAEWASAERHSVEFVVETPESIRQQSTRVDAGQLFGSGITLHDSEALTAVKREVLRHE; from the coding sequence ATGCGAACTAAGAGTTCGGAAAGTGAGGCAAACGATGCGGAGAGGGCGTCGCTCGGGTTGCCGGTCCCGATCAGGGATAGCGATCTGTTCAAACACACGGCGAGCGCGCCGATCCTGAACTTCCTCGTGGACAACCCGGAGTTCGAGTTGTCCGTCCGACAGCTATCCCGACTCACTCCGGTCAGCGACCGGGCGACCGCCGACGCGGTGGATGTCCTTGCCGCGAACGGACTGATCGACGTTCGCCACGAGGGTAACGCCCGACAGGTGCGGATCGATCGATCACGGCTTCAGGACCCCGAGGATCCGATCGAGCGGATTCCGCAAGTCCCCTACCGGACGCCGGTCCGAGTGATCGCACAATACGTGCGCGACGAACTTGCGGATGTCCTGGGGATCGTCCTGTTCGGCAGCGTCGCCCGCGGCGAGGCCGACCGTCGATCCGACATTGATCTCTGGGTACTCGTTGGGGATGATCTGCTTGAACAACGCAACGCGGCGAATCGCCTGGCGCGCCACCTCGAAGGGCTTCAGATCCCGCCGGCGATCGCACTTGCGGAGGCTCGTGACGAGGATTTCGAGGCGCACTGGGAGGAGATCCGGGCACGGCTCGAAGCCGACGACGCCGAATGGGCGTCGGCCGAGCGTCACTCCGTGGAGTTCGTCGTTGAGACGCCGGAGTCGATCCGCCAGCAATCCACTCGCGTCGATGCGGGGCAGCTGTTCGGGTCGGGGATCACTCTCCACGACAGCGAGGCCCTGACGGCGGTCAAACGGGAGGTGCTCCGGCATGAGTGA